In Hydrogenovibrio thermophilus, the following are encoded in one genomic region:
- a CDS encoding DUF1214 domain-containing protein, translating to MKNPFNFTRFSQIGMGLFLVMAINWPVAAANKPIKPVHLDNYNLATSDLYFAKYVKRGALGKFVHNREPAPIDHQNVIRMNRDTLYSFAIVDLDAGPATVVMPNPDGRFMSIQVIDEEQYSPEVIYKPGSYTFTRQDIGTRYVLFMARTFMNPNSQADLKKVHALQDKLQIKQATKGTFEIPNWDTASQKRLTDALNDLSLANGGVNTAKMFGPRGQVDELMHLLGSAGGWAGNPRKDAIYLTVVPAKNDGKTPYRLDVKDVPVDGFWSISLYNKAGYYQKNPYNAYSLNNITATPNKDGSFTVWFGQCDQHQTNCLPTMPGWNLIVRLYRPHESILNGSWTFPNPVPVK from the coding sequence ATGAAAAACCCTTTCAACTTCACGAGATTCAGCCAAATCGGTATGGGGCTATTCTTGGTAATGGCCATCAACTGGCCGGTCGCGGCCGCCAATAAACCGATAAAACCCGTCCATTTAGATAATTACAATTTGGCGACCAGCGACCTGTATTTTGCCAAATACGTTAAACGAGGCGCACTGGGAAAATTCGTACACAACCGCGAACCGGCGCCCATCGACCATCAAAACGTCATTCGCATGAACCGTGACACCCTCTACTCCTTTGCCATTGTCGACCTCGACGCCGGGCCGGCCACGGTTGTGATGCCCAATCCCGACGGGCGCTTCATGTCAATACAGGTCATTGACGAAGAGCAATACTCCCCCGAAGTCATTTACAAACCCGGTTCTTATACCTTTACCCGTCAGGACATTGGCACACGATATGTCCTGTTTATGGCTCGTACGTTCATGAACCCGAACAGCCAAGCCGACTTGAAAAAAGTGCACGCACTTCAAGACAAGTTGCAAATAAAGCAGGCGACAAAAGGGACTTTTGAAATCCCGAATTGGGACACGGCTTCTCAAAAACGGTTGACCGATGCGCTAAACGATCTTTCTTTGGCCAACGGCGGCGTGAATACCGCGAAAATGTTCGGGCCGAGAGGGCAAGTGGATGAATTGATGCACTTATTGGGCAGTGCCGGTGGCTGGGCCGGTAACCCGCGAAAAGACGCCATTTACCTGACCGTTGTGCCGGCAAAAAATGATGGTAAAACGCCTTATCGATTGGATGTCAAAGACGTCCCTGTTGACGGCTTCTGGTCCATCAGCCTGTACAACAAAGCAGGGTATTACCAAAAAAATCCGTATAACGCTTACTCACTGAACAACATCACGGCCACGCCAAATAAAGACGGTTCTTTCACCGTCTGGTTCGGGCAGTGCGACCAGCATCAAACCAATTGTTTACCGACGATGCCCGGGTGGAATCTGATCGTGCGACTTTATCGACCACACGAATCCATTCTGAACGGTTCTTGGACGTTCCCGAACCCGGTACCGGTTAAATAA
- a CDS encoding DUF1254 domain-containing protein, translating to MKQTLMKVAFVSLLLSSFSATYASQKLTAEEANAIAIETYIYGYPLVLSGITQDIGQNVTKPTGTSAPINQFGHMNVFPDASWTIVVRPNADTLYTTMGYDVTKEPIVISIPASNGRYYLLQFLDMWSDVFTVPGSRTTGDDALTFAIVGPNWQGQLPEGVHEYRSPTGRGLLIGRTQTNGKADYKAVRAFQNGMKAVPLSAYGKPYTPPKGHVNPNQDMTAPPDQLDKMDAKTFFTRFAEMMKANPPHANDYPMIDRMKQIGIVPGESFAFDQAPKIVQQALNAAPKTALKQIKAAWKSAGDYANGWRTNMTAIGTYGTDYLHRAGVAYGGYGANVPQDAIYPTTYVDQDGKPLDSAKRYVLHFDKDRIPPINGFWSLTMYNERQLFAANPIHRYAIGDRDKLKFNADGSLDLYIQRTSPGKDKESNWLPTPAKGAFSLGMRLYWPKAKALNGGWTPPGVKPVQ from the coding sequence ATGAAACAAACATTAATGAAAGTAGCTTTTGTAAGCTTGCTACTGAGTTCGTTTTCAGCCACCTATGCTTCACAAAAACTGACTGCAGAAGAAGCCAATGCCATCGCGATTGAAACTTATATCTACGGTTATCCGCTGGTTTTATCCGGCATCACCCAAGACATCGGTCAAAATGTCACCAAACCGACCGGGACCAGCGCGCCAATCAACCAGTTCGGTCACATGAATGTTTTCCCGGATGCCAGCTGGACCATCGTGGTTCGCCCCAACGCCGACACCCTCTACACCACCATGGGGTACGATGTCACTAAAGAGCCGATTGTGATCAGCATCCCGGCCTCCAACGGTCGTTACTATTTATTGCAATTTCTGGATATGTGGAGCGACGTCTTCACCGTGCCGGGAAGTCGTACGACAGGGGACGATGCACTGACCTTTGCCATTGTCGGCCCAAACTGGCAAGGACAGCTTCCCGAGGGGGTGCATGAATACCGCAGCCCAACCGGCAGAGGATTACTGATTGGACGGACACAGACAAATGGTAAAGCCGACTACAAAGCCGTACGCGCCTTCCAAAACGGCATGAAAGCCGTTCCACTGAGCGCTTATGGCAAACCTTACACCCCACCGAAAGGCCACGTTAATCCGAACCAGGATATGACTGCGCCACCCGACCAACTGGATAAAATGGATGCAAAAACCTTTTTCACCCGTTTCGCGGAAATGATGAAAGCCAACCCGCCTCACGCCAACGACTACCCGATGATTGACCGCATGAAGCAAATCGGCATCGTGCCGGGTGAATCTTTCGCATTCGACCAGGCGCCGAAAATCGTACAACAAGCACTGAACGCCGCGCCTAAAACGGCTTTGAAACAAATCAAAGCCGCCTGGAAAAGCGCCGGCGACTACGCCAACGGCTGGCGCACCAACATGACGGCCATCGGCACCTACGGCACCGACTACCTACATCGTGCGGGCGTCGCTTATGGCGGCTATGGCGCCAACGTTCCACAGGATGCAATCTACCCCACCACTTACGTCGACCAAGACGGCAAACCGCTGGACAGTGCCAAGCGTTATGTCTTGCATTTCGACAAAGATCGCATTCCACCCATCAATGGTTTTTGGTCGTTAACCATGTATAACGAACGCCAATTGTTCGCCGCCAACCCAATCCACCGTTATGCCATCGGTGACCGGGACAAACTCAAATTCAACGCAGACGGATCGCTTGACCTCTACATTCAGCGTACTTCGCCAGGCAAAGACAAAGAGTCCAACTGGTTACCGACGCCAGCCAAAGGGGCTTTCAGCTTAGGAATGCGTCTTTACTGGCCAAAAGCCAAAGCGTTAAACGGCGGCTGGACACCGCCCGGCGTCAAGCCGGTCCAATAA
- a CDS encoding patatin-like phospholipase family protein, with protein sequence MPTKRPLKTTQGKRISLVLGSGGARGLAHIGVIRWLEEQGYDICSVSGCSMGALVGGAYAAGKLDEVEEWFCNIRKVDIVGLLDISWQKSGLVKGDKIMNALIELVGDQMIEDLPIAYTAVATDIVRQKEVWLQSGRLFDAIRASISLPMFFTPFRYNGVDLIDGGVLNPVPIAPAFSDHSDRIIAVSLSGEPQGHDKVETLDDLQAEKTASEKAEDDESIYDKVGEWLQPFLNGGAEENASNLTVYEVADLAFDSMQNSIARQKLAAYPPDLLLEVASDACGSMEFDRAREMIDLGYRIASEKMPEHFK encoded by the coding sequence ATGCCGACCAAGAGGCCGCTAAAAACAACGCAAGGAAAACGTATTTCACTGGTATTGGGCAGTGGCGGAGCCAGGGGCCTGGCGCATATTGGCGTTATCCGTTGGTTGGAAGAGCAGGGCTATGACATTTGCTCGGTTTCCGGGTGTTCGATGGGCGCGCTGGTTGGGGGCGCTTACGCCGCCGGTAAGCTGGACGAAGTCGAAGAGTGGTTCTGCAATATCCGTAAGGTCGATATTGTCGGGCTGTTGGATATTTCCTGGCAAAAAAGCGGTTTGGTCAAAGGCGATAAAATCATGAACGCCTTGATTGAGCTGGTCGGCGACCAGATGATTGAAGATTTACCGATTGCCTATACCGCGGTGGCGACCGACATTGTTCGCCAAAAAGAGGTCTGGCTGCAATCCGGCCGTTTGTTTGATGCGATTCGAGCGTCGATTTCATTGCCGATGTTCTTCACGCCGTTTCGCTATAACGGCGTGGATTTGATTGACGGTGGCGTTCTGAATCCGGTGCCGATTGCCCCGGCATTCAGTGACCATTCCGACCGGATTATCGCGGTGAGTTTGAGCGGTGAACCGCAAGGGCACGATAAGGTGGAAACGCTGGACGATCTGCAGGCCGAAAAAACGGCTTCCGAGAAGGCGGAAGACGATGAAAGCATTTACGATAAGGTCGGCGAATGGTTGCAACCGTTTCTGAACGGCGGAGCGGAAGAGAATGCCTCGAACTTAACCGTGTATGAAGTGGCGGATTTGGCGTTTGACTCGATGCAAAACTCCATTGCCCGCCAAAAATTGGCCGCTTATCCGCCGGATCTACTTCTGGAGGTGGCCAGTGACGCTTGCGGTTCCATGGAGTTCGATCGGGCGCGGGAGATGATTGACTTGGGCTATCGGATCGCGTCGGAAAAAATGCCGGAGCACTTTAAATGA
- a CDS encoding phospholipase A, with protein sequence MTPQPRRFARWLLAVAVFGVFGQAWSKSDDGEYDATCIQIAIEEQAPDTTIEDIRNQCRKSSGLDSKSALDQRVEAEKRNQYNQFTLQLYRANYILFGSYDFAGINEKPYQGDSSLDGESFEPYEVKFQISLKVPLANDLLGLGDHLFVGYTNRSFWQAYTHNISAPFRETNHEPEVWMSFDMDWDVLGVRNRMIDVGLSHQSNGQSGQLSRSWNRAYLRFIFETENSAFSIKPWVRLPENRGEDDNPDITHYMGNVEFMGVTQYGQSQFSLMLRDNFDFQDNKGAFELGYSYPIHRNLNLYVQWFYGYGESLIDYNYRNNTLSIGFQLGRWL encoded by the coding sequence ATGACACCGCAGCCGAGGCGGTTTGCTCGTTGGCTCTTAGCCGTCGCCGTTTTTGGTGTTTTTGGCCAGGCCTGGTCAAAATCCGATGATGGTGAATACGATGCCACCTGTATTCAAATCGCCATTGAAGAACAAGCCCCGGACACGACCATTGAAGATATTCGTAATCAGTGTCGCAAATCGTCCGGTCTGGATTCGAAAAGTGCTTTGGATCAACGGGTCGAAGCCGAAAAACGCAATCAGTACAATCAATTCACCTTGCAGTTGTATCGCGCCAATTATATTTTGTTCGGTTCCTATGATTTCGCCGGCATTAATGAAAAGCCCTATCAGGGTGACAGCTCTCTGGACGGTGAGTCTTTCGAACCTTACGAGGTGAAGTTTCAAATCAGTTTAAAAGTGCCATTGGCCAATGATTTATTGGGCTTGGGCGACCATTTGTTTGTGGGGTACACCAACCGCTCTTTTTGGCAAGCTTATACTCATAATATTTCCGCGCCGTTTCGAGAAACCAACCATGAACCGGAAGTCTGGATGAGTTTTGATATGGACTGGGATGTGCTCGGGGTGCGTAATCGAATGATCGATGTCGGTTTATCGCATCAGTCGAACGGTCAGTCCGGCCAGTTGTCACGGTCTTGGAATCGGGCTTATCTGCGCTTTATTTTTGAAACGGAAAATTCGGCGTTTAGCATCAAGCCTTGGGTGCGCTTGCCGGAAAACCGAGGTGAGGATGATAACCCTGATATCACCCACTATATGGGCAATGTCGAGTTCATGGGGGTGACGCAATACGGGCAAAGCCAGTTCAGTTTAATGCTGCGCGACAACTTTGATTTTCAGGATAATAAAGGTGCGTTCGAACTGGGCTACAGTTACCCGATTCATCGCAATCTCAACCTCTATGTGCAGTGGTTTTACGGTTACGGCGAAAGCTTGATCGATTACAACTATCGGAACAATACACTCAGCATCGGGTTTCAACTGGGGCGTTGGCTATAA
- a CDS encoding rhodanese-like domain-containing protein has translation MKQFALSMMASAVMMAYGTTASAAPEPKDPKRHTPQGLYVDAKETQEMMKKDSNVILVDVRTPEEWQFVGYTKAAQIMLPAVMFDYSKMDTKQNKPRYMPAPNSKWISQFEEKIADLGADEDNTYVIMCRSGATRAAPVAKMLDQYGYEKVYIMTDGFEGGKLKDGEKKGFRLKNGWKNSGAEWTYKIDPDKVYFKTYGVAY, from the coding sequence ATGAAACAGTTTGCTTTATCGATGATGGCTTCGGCGGTAATGATGGCGTATGGCACCACGGCGAGTGCGGCGCCGGAACCGAAAGATCCGAAACGTCATACGCCGCAAGGCTTGTATGTGGATGCGAAAGAAACGCAGGAGATGATGAAAAAAGATTCGAACGTGATTCTGGTTGATGTCCGTACCCCGGAAGAGTGGCAGTTTGTCGGTTACACCAAAGCGGCGCAAATTATGTTGCCGGCGGTGATGTTCGATTATTCCAAAATGGATACCAAGCAAAACAAACCGCGTTATATGCCGGCGCCGAATTCAAAGTGGATTTCACAGTTTGAAGAAAAAATCGCCGATTTGGGCGCGGATGAAGACAATACGTACGTCATTATGTGCCGCTCCGGGGCGACGCGCGCCGCACCGGTCGCCAAAATGCTGGATCAATACGGTTATGAAAAGGTTTACATCATGACCGACGGCTTTGAAGGCGGTAAGTTGAAAGACGGTGAGAAGAAAGGCTTCCGTTTGAAAAACGGCTGGAAAAACTCGGGTGCGGAATGGACCTACAAGATCGACCCGGATAAAGTCTACTTCAAGACCTACGGTGTGGCGTATTAA